From Pseudarthrobacter equi, a single genomic window includes:
- the recN gene encoding DNA repair protein RecN, whose translation MLEELRIRDLGVITDATLPLGPGLSVVTGETGAGKTMVVTAVGLLLGARSDAGAVRSGAKSATAEAVLKLDAGHPAVVRALEAGAEAEEFDGGAELILARRLGADGRSRAFLGGRAAPVGVLAEIGETLVVVHGQTDQIRLKGAAAQRGALDKFAGETLAGPLSAYQELYSHWKASQAELDSLRSAARDRLREAESLQTALAEIDEVDPQPGEDGQLKAEAVKLANVEELRIAASTAHQALIAEDFGEAGDATTLVDAAKRTLEQVAEHDAELGSAAARLAEVGFLLNDIATDLASYQAGLDTEGPERLAEIEDRRGALAKLVRKYAPTIDEVLEWAEKARARHDELQDDSSRIESLDAEVARAEADLTKQAAAISKIRAKAAKDLSVRVSAELKALAMADATLVINLEPTGQLGPHGADDIAFLLQPHSGAPARPLGKGASGGELSRVMLAIEVVLAAVDPVPTFVFDEVDAGVGGRAAVEIGRRLAMLARHVQVLVVTHLPQVAAFADQHITVTKTSVRGADGGTATGFTSSDVRLLDGTERVRELARMLAGQEDSESAQAHAQELLDDAKLLPQRG comes from the coding sequence ATGCTTGAAGAACTGAGAATCCGCGATCTTGGCGTCATTACCGACGCAACCCTGCCGCTGGGGCCCGGCCTCAGCGTGGTAACCGGTGAAACCGGTGCCGGCAAGACGATGGTGGTCACCGCCGTCGGCCTGCTGCTCGGGGCACGCTCGGACGCGGGCGCCGTCCGCAGCGGCGCAAAGAGTGCCACCGCTGAAGCGGTCCTGAAGCTCGACGCCGGCCACCCCGCCGTGGTCCGCGCTCTTGAGGCGGGCGCCGAAGCTGAAGAGTTCGACGGCGGCGCGGAACTGATCCTGGCACGCCGCCTGGGTGCCGATGGGCGCAGCCGCGCCTTCCTGGGCGGCCGCGCGGCCCCCGTCGGTGTCCTGGCCGAGATCGGCGAAACCCTGGTGGTGGTCCACGGGCAGACAGACCAGATCCGCCTTAAGGGCGCTGCAGCCCAGCGTGGTGCGCTGGACAAGTTTGCCGGTGAAACGCTGGCCGGGCCGCTCAGCGCTTATCAGGAGCTTTACAGCCACTGGAAAGCCAGCCAGGCAGAGCTGGACAGCCTCCGCAGCGCCGCCCGGGACAGGCTCCGCGAAGCCGAGTCCCTGCAGACCGCCCTGGCGGAGATCGACGAGGTGGATCCGCAGCCGGGGGAGGACGGGCAGCTGAAGGCGGAGGCCGTGAAGCTGGCCAACGTCGAAGAGCTGCGGATCGCCGCCAGCACCGCGCACCAGGCCCTCATCGCGGAGGACTTCGGCGAAGCCGGCGATGCCACTACCCTGGTGGACGCGGCCAAGCGCACGCTCGAACAGGTGGCGGAGCATGACGCCGAGCTCGGATCGGCCGCGGCCCGGCTGGCCGAAGTGGGCTTCCTGCTCAACGACATCGCCACGGACCTGGCCAGCTACCAGGCGGGACTCGACACCGAAGGCCCTGAGCGGCTTGCCGAAATCGAGGACCGGCGCGGTGCCCTGGCCAAGCTGGTGCGCAAGTACGCGCCCACCATCGACGAAGTGCTGGAATGGGCGGAGAAGGCCCGGGCCCGCCACGACGAACTGCAGGACGACTCCTCGCGGATTGAGTCCCTGGACGCCGAGGTGGCACGTGCGGAGGCGGACCTGACCAAGCAGGCGGCCGCCATCAGCAAGATCCGTGCCAAGGCCGCCAAGGACCTGTCAGTGCGGGTCAGCGCCGAGCTCAAGGCACTGGCCATGGCGGATGCCACCTTGGTGATCAACCTTGAGCCAACGGGGCAGCTAGGGCCCCATGGTGCCGACGACATCGCGTTCCTGCTGCAACCGCATTCCGGTGCCCCCGCCCGGCCGCTGGGCAAGGGCGCATCGGGAGGTGAGCTCTCGCGCGTCATGCTGGCCATCGAGGTGGTGCTCGCTGCCGTGGACCCCGTTCCCACGTTCGTCTTCGACGAGGTGGACGCCGGAGTGGGCGGCCGCGCCGCCGTCGAGATCGGCCGACGCCTCGCCATGCTCGCCCGCCACGTCCAGGTGCTGGTGGTGACGCACCTGCCGCAGGTGGCAGCTTTCGCGGACCAGCACATCACCGTGACCAAGACCTCAGTCCGGGGGGCCGACGGCGGCACAGCCACCGGGTTCACGTCCAGTGATGTGCGCCTCCTCGACGGGACGGAACGGGTCCGGGAACTTGCCCGGATGCTGGCCGGCCAGGAGGACTCCGAATCGGCCCAGGCGCACGCCCAGGAGCTGCTTGACGACGCCAAACTCCTGCCCCAGCGCGGCTGA
- a CDS encoding TlyA family RNA methyltransferase: MPVRLDQALVARGLARSRTHAATLIAEGKVSSDGKVLAKASLQVDEDRDLAVEHDDQDTYASRAGHKLAGALDAFPGITVQGKRCLDAGASTGGFTDVLLRRGAAHVVAVDVGHGQLVPHLRSDPRVAVHEGMNVRYMAPEDIGGPAALTVADLSFISLTLVVQALAGCTEPGGDLVLMVKPQFEIGKDRLGRTGVVTSERERRLAVHKVAMAALDAGLDLHGLAVSPLTGQDGNVEYFLWIRRRITQDLPKIEEREAAAAALLGQIWPKH, translated from the coding sequence ATGCCGGTACGCCTCGACCAGGCCCTGGTGGCCCGGGGCCTCGCCAGGTCCCGGACGCACGCCGCCACCCTTATCGCCGAAGGCAAGGTCAGCTCTGACGGCAAAGTCCTCGCCAAGGCGTCCTTGCAGGTTGACGAGGACAGGGATCTTGCCGTCGAACATGACGACCAGGACACGTACGCCAGCCGCGCCGGCCATAAACTGGCCGGCGCCCTCGACGCTTTCCCTGGCATAACGGTTCAGGGAAAGCGGTGCCTGGACGCCGGCGCGTCCACCGGCGGCTTCACCGACGTCCTGCTCCGGCGCGGCGCGGCACACGTGGTGGCTGTCGACGTCGGGCATGGCCAACTGGTGCCCCACCTCCGCAGCGATCCACGCGTCGCAGTCCACGAAGGCATGAACGTCAGGTACATGGCTCCGGAAGACATCGGCGGCCCGGCCGCCCTGACCGTCGCGGACCTCTCCTTCATCTCCCTCACCCTGGTGGTGCAGGCCCTGGCCGGTTGCACGGAACCGGGCGGAGACCTGGTGCTTATGGTCAAACCCCAGTTCGAAATCGGCAAGGACCGTTTGGGCCGCACCGGCGTGGTCACCTCGGAACGGGAACGGCGGCTCGCGGTGCATAAGGTGGCCATGGCAGCGCTCGACGCCGGGCTGGACCTGCACGGGCTGGCGGTGAGTCCGCTGACGGGCCAGGACGGAAACGTCGAATACTTCCTGTGGATAAGACGCAGGATCACCCAAGACTTGCCTAAGATCGAAGAGCGGGAGGCGGCAGCAGCTGCCTTGCTCGGACAAATCTGGCCGAAACACTAG
- a CDS encoding bifunctional 2-methylcitrate synthase/citrate synthase: protein MAAEDIKKGLAGVVVDYTAVSKVNPDTNSLLYRGYPVQELAARCSFEEVAYLLWNGELPDEGQLAEFTARERAGRALDPVVKQVIDALPATSHPMDVCRTAASVMGARHPLAEDSSREANMAKAVDLFAAMPAVVAYDQRRRHGQDLVEPREDLGYSANFLWMTFGEEQVPEVVEAFNVSMILYAEHSFNASTFTARVITSTLSDLHSAVTGAIGALKGPLHGGANEAVMHTFDEIGIRQEESLDEAAARAKAWMEDALANKKKVMGFGHRVYKHGDSRVPTMKAALDKMIAHYGRPELLGLYNGLETAMDEAKAIKPNLDYPAGPTYHLMGFDTPTFTPLFVASRITGWTAHIMEQLDSNSLIRPLSEYNGAEERHLP from the coding sequence ATGGCTGCTGAAGATATCAAAAAGGGCCTGGCCGGCGTCGTGGTGGACTACACCGCGGTCTCCAAGGTCAACCCGGACACGAACTCCCTGCTGTACCGCGGCTACCCCGTCCAGGAACTGGCCGCCAGGTGCAGCTTCGAGGAAGTGGCCTACCTGCTGTGGAACGGTGAACTGCCTGACGAAGGGCAGCTGGCGGAGTTCACGGCACGGGAGCGTGCCGGGCGGGCGCTTGACCCGGTAGTCAAGCAGGTCATCGACGCGTTGCCGGCCACGTCCCACCCGATGGATGTCTGCAGGACAGCGGCCTCCGTGATGGGGGCCCGCCACCCGCTGGCGGAGGACTCGTCGCGCGAGGCCAACATGGCCAAAGCCGTGGACCTATTCGCCGCCATGCCGGCGGTAGTGGCCTACGACCAGCGCCGCCGCCACGGCCAGGACCTGGTGGAACCGCGTGAGGACCTGGGGTATTCGGCGAATTTCCTGTGGATGACCTTCGGCGAGGAACAGGTGCCCGAGGTTGTGGAGGCGTTCAACGTCTCGATGATTCTCTACGCCGAGCACTCCTTCAACGCCTCCACCTTCACCGCACGCGTCATCACCTCCACGCTGTCCGACCTGCACTCGGCGGTCACAGGAGCGATCGGGGCCCTGAAAGGTCCGCTGCACGGCGGGGCGAACGAGGCCGTGATGCACACCTTCGACGAGATCGGCATCCGGCAGGAGGAGTCCCTCGACGAGGCGGCAGCCCGGGCGAAGGCCTGGATGGAGGATGCCCTGGCAAACAAGAAGAAAGTCATGGGCTTCGGCCACCGCGTCTACAAGCACGGCGACTCCCGGGTGCCCACCATGAAGGCCGCCCTGGACAAGATGATTGCCCACTACGGCAGGCCCGAACTGCTGGGGCTGTACAACGGGTTGGAAACGGCGATGGATGAGGCCAAGGCCATCAAGCCGAACCTCGACTACCCGGCCGGGCCCACCTACCACCTGATGGGCTTCGATACGCCGACGTTCACTCCCTTGTTCGTGGCCAGCCGCATCACCGGCTGGACAGCACACATCATGGAGCAGCTGGATTCGAACTCGCTGATCCGCCCGCTGAGCGAGTACAACGGCGCCGAGGAACGGCACCTGCCCTAG
- a CDS encoding NAD kinase — MSRRVLVLAHTGREESLKAAWEACALLHASGIVPVMQDSELDDMERFFGHLAQPVEVLHDHVSLPDVELVMVLGGDGTILRAAELVREVDVPLLGVNLGHVGFLAESERADLAQTVEWIASRDYTVEERMTIDVQVWVRGQKIWHTWALNEAAIEKANRERMLEVVTEVDERPLTSFGSDGIVMATPTGSTAYAFSAGGPVVWPEVEALVIVPISAHALFAKPLVVSPRSKLAVEVLGRTEAQGVLWCDGRRSVDLPPGARVEVTKSATPVRLARTHQTPFSARLVRKFELPIHGWRGPVPKASAVHTGPIPVVRTPRPMQPLQVPQADRPDTEPDPSTAE; from the coding sequence ATGAGCAGGCGTGTACTGGTCCTTGCCCATACCGGCCGCGAGGAATCGCTGAAGGCCGCCTGGGAGGCCTGTGCGCTCCTGCATGCCTCGGGCATTGTGCCCGTCATGCAGGACTCCGAACTGGACGACATGGAGCGGTTCTTCGGGCACCTTGCCCAGCCCGTCGAAGTCCTCCACGACCATGTGAGCCTGCCGGACGTGGAACTGGTGATGGTCCTCGGCGGCGACGGCACCATCCTGCGCGCAGCCGAGCTGGTCCGCGAAGTGGACGTACCCTTGCTCGGCGTCAACCTCGGCCATGTGGGCTTCCTGGCTGAGAGTGAGCGTGCCGACCTGGCCCAGACGGTGGAATGGATCGCAAGCCGCGATTACACAGTGGAAGAGCGGATGACCATCGATGTCCAGGTATGGGTCCGGGGCCAGAAAATCTGGCACACCTGGGCGCTGAACGAGGCCGCCATCGAGAAAGCCAACCGGGAACGGATGCTGGAGGTGGTCACGGAAGTGGACGAACGCCCGCTGACCTCGTTCGGTTCGGACGGCATCGTGATGGCCACCCCCACGGGGTCCACCGCGTATGCGTTCTCTGCCGGCGGCCCGGTGGTATGGCCGGAGGTGGAGGCACTCGTCATAGTCCCCATCAGCGCCCACGCCCTGTTCGCCAAACCCCTGGTGGTGTCGCCCCGGTCAAAGCTTGCGGTCGAGGTCCTGGGACGCACGGAAGCCCAGGGCGTCCTGTGGTGTGACGGCCGCCGGTCCGTGGATCTTCCGCCGGGTGCCAGGGTTGAAGTCACCAAATCCGCAACCCCCGTGCGGCTGGCCCGCACCCACCAGACGCCCTTCTCGGCCCGGCTGGTCCGCAAGTTCGAGCTGCCCATCCACGGCTGGCGGGGGCCGGTGCCCAAGGCCAGCGCGGTCCATACGGGGCCCATTCCGGTGGTCCGCACACCCCGGCCCATGCAGCCGCTGCAGGTCCCGCAGGCGGACCGGCCGGACACCGAACCTGATCCGTCGACTGCGGAGTGA
- a CDS encoding CTP synthase yields MIGSNSVVQRSNSRVNSRFPGSSKTTKHIFVTGGVASSLGKGLTASSLGHLLRARGLSVTMQKLDPYLNVDPGTMNPFQHGEVFVTDDGAETDLDIGHYERFLDENLEGSANVTTGQVYSTVIAKERRGEYLGDTVQVIPHITDEIKRRMRLPAEGKNAPDVIITEIGGTVGDIESQPFLESARQVRQDVGRGNVFFVHVSLVPYIGPSQELKTKPTQHSVAALRSIGIQPEAIVIRSDREIPEAMRAKIGRMCDVDLEAVIGCPDAPSIYDIPKTLHTQGLDSYIVRALDLPFKDVDWTSWDRLLEAVHNPRHHVEIALVGKYIDLPDAYLSVTEALRAGGFANETKVKIRWVPSDECETREGAVKALDGVDAICVPGGFGIRGLEGKLGALKFARETKLPVLGLCLGLQCMVIEYARNVVGLEGASSSEFEPDSKYPVIATMEEQLEFVEGGGDLGGTMRLGLYEAKLDEGSVIAGTYGKTTVSERHRHRYEVNNKYRDQIAAEGLVFSGTSPDGKLVEFVELPAEVHPYYVATQAHPELSSRPTRPHPLFAGLIKAALDHQSGNADTAAAVSAGAPESGTVAAK; encoded by the coding sequence ATGATAGGCTCGAATTCCGTGGTGCAGCGATCAAATTCCCGTGTAAATTCCCGGTTCCCGGGCTCATCCAAGACGACCAAGCACATCTTCGTGACCGGTGGTGTGGCGTCCTCGCTGGGTAAGGGGCTGACGGCTTCGAGCCTCGGCCACCTGCTGCGGGCGCGCGGCCTGTCTGTGACAATGCAGAAGCTCGATCCCTATCTGAACGTGGATCCGGGCACGATGAACCCCTTCCAGCACGGCGAGGTCTTCGTCACCGACGACGGCGCCGAGACGGACCTGGACATCGGGCACTACGAGCGGTTCCTCGATGAGAACCTCGAGGGCTCGGCGAATGTCACCACCGGACAGGTGTACTCCACGGTTATCGCCAAGGAGCGCCGCGGCGAGTACCTCGGCGACACCGTCCAGGTCATCCCGCACATCACTGACGAAATCAAGCGCCGGATGCGTTTGCCTGCCGAGGGCAAGAACGCTCCGGACGTCATCATCACCGAAATCGGCGGCACCGTTGGCGATATCGAATCTCAGCCGTTCCTCGAATCGGCCCGCCAGGTCCGCCAGGACGTGGGCCGCGGCAACGTCTTCTTCGTCCACGTGTCCCTGGTCCCGTACATCGGACCGTCCCAGGAACTGAAGACCAAGCCGACGCAGCACTCCGTGGCCGCCCTGCGTTCCATCGGCATCCAGCCCGAAGCCATCGTGATCCGGTCGGACCGCGAAATTCCCGAAGCCATGCGCGCCAAGATCGGCCGGATGTGCGACGTTGACCTCGAAGCAGTCATCGGCTGCCCGGATGCCCCCAGCATCTACGACATCCCCAAGACCCTGCACACCCAGGGCCTGGACTCCTACATCGTCCGTGCCCTGGACCTGCCGTTCAAGGACGTTGACTGGACCAGCTGGGACCGCCTGCTGGAAGCCGTGCACAACCCGCGGCACCACGTCGAGATCGCCCTCGTGGGCAAGTACATCGACCTGCCGGACGCCTACCTGTCCGTCACCGAAGCCCTGCGCGCCGGCGGCTTTGCCAACGAAACCAAGGTCAAGATCCGTTGGGTCCCCTCGGACGAATGCGAAACCCGTGAGGGCGCAGTCAAGGCGCTCGACGGCGTCGACGCCATCTGCGTCCCCGGCGGCTTCGGCATCCGCGGCCTCGAAGGCAAGCTGGGCGCCCTGAAGTTTGCCCGCGAGACCAAGCTCCCGGTGCTCGGCCTGTGCCTCGGCCTGCAGTGCATGGTCATCGAGTACGCCCGCAACGTGGTGGGCCTGGAAGGTGCATCCTCCAGCGAGTTTGAGCCGGACTCCAAGTACCCGGTCATCGCCACCATGGAAGAACAGCTGGAGTTCGTCGAGGGCGGCGGTGACCTGGGCGGCACCATGCGCCTGGGACTGTACGAGGCCAAGCTCGACGAAGGCTCGGTCATTGCCGGAACCTACGGCAAGACCACCGTCAGCGAACGCCACCGCCACCGCTACGAGGTCAACAACAAATACCGCGACCAGATCGCTGCCGAGGGACTCGTCTTCTCCGGTACCTCCCCGGACGGCAAGCTCGTGGAGTTCGTTGAACTCCCGGCCGAGGTCCACCCGTACTACGTGGCAACCCAGGCGCACCCGGAACTGAGTTCGCGCCCCACCCGTCCGCACCCGCTGTTCGCCGGCCTGATCAAGGCGGCCCTGGACCACCAGAGCGGCAACGCCGACACGGCCGCAGCCGTGTCCGCCGGTGCTCCGGAGTCCGGTACGGTAGCGGCTAAGTAG
- a CDS encoding NUDIX domain-containing protein, whose product MPGTPETTPAARQVSDAPSPRRLLSSEKVYEGRIWDVVSDTFQLQDSGDALTRDYIDHPGAVAVLPMNEQGEILLLKQYRHPVGMDLWEVPAGLLDVEGEDFVVGAARELAEEADLAAATWNVLADVFNSPGSSSEAIRIYLARDLTEVPHAERHERTDEEAEIEFHWISLDEAVASVLAGRLHNPSAVVGILAAAAARVDGYARLRPADAAWPAHPSQR is encoded by the coding sequence ATGCCCGGTACACCTGAAACCACCCCTGCAGCCAGGCAGGTTTCGGATGCACCGAGTCCACGCCGTCTTTTGTCGTCTGAGAAGGTTTACGAGGGCCGGATCTGGGACGTCGTCAGCGACACCTTCCAGCTTCAGGACAGCGGTGACGCCCTCACCCGCGACTACATCGACCACCCCGGTGCCGTCGCTGTCCTGCCTATGAACGAGCAGGGCGAAATCCTGCTGCTCAAGCAGTACCGGCACCCCGTGGGAATGGACCTGTGGGAAGTCCCGGCAGGCCTGCTGGACGTTGAAGGCGAAGACTTTGTGGTGGGCGCCGCCCGCGAGCTCGCCGAGGAAGCGGACCTCGCCGCGGCCACCTGGAACGTCCTGGCAGACGTCTTCAACTCGCCCGGATCTTCCAGCGAGGCCATCCGCATCTACCTGGCCCGGGACCTCACCGAGGTACCGCATGCCGAGCGGCACGAGCGGACGGACGAGGAAGCCGAGATCGAATTCCACTGGATCAGCCTGGACGAGGCCGTCGCGTCCGTCCTGGCCGGCCGGCTGCACAACCCGTCGGCCGTCGTCGGGATCCTCGCAGCAGCGGCCGCCCGGGTCGACGGGTACGCCAGGCTCCGCCCGGCCGACGCAGCCTGGCCCGCCCACCCCAGCCAGCGCTGA
- the xerD gene encoding site-specific tyrosine recombinase XerD, with protein MAPPAETTLTETPGSEAPEPEAAPRAESGKAAAAPTRIDRGVTDYLQHMGVERGLAANTLAAYRRDLARYSRYLAGAGCRQPGDITRHHVTGFVRALSDGSDGGSALGVRSAARTVVAVRGLHKFWALEGHTASDPASEVHPPMAGKRLPKAITVDEVTRILEAAGTDTATGLRDRALLEFLYSTGARISEAVGLDVDDISLAGDDTEQGPAIVRLFGKGSKERLVPLGSYGARALEAYLVRGRPLLAAKGKGTPALFLNARGGRISRQSAWTILKVAAEKANITRDVSPHTLRHSFATHLLEGGADVRVVQELLGHASVTTTQVYTLVTADTLREVYAAAHPRALG; from the coding sequence ATGGCACCGCCGGCGGAAACCACGCTGACCGAAACACCGGGTTCCGAAGCGCCGGAACCCGAAGCGGCTCCTAGAGCGGAATCCGGGAAAGCTGCCGCAGCACCCACCAGGATTGACCGCGGGGTTACCGACTACCTGCAGCACATGGGAGTTGAACGCGGCCTGGCAGCCAACACCCTGGCCGCCTACCGCAGGGACCTTGCCCGCTACTCCCGCTACCTGGCCGGCGCCGGCTGCCGGCAGCCCGGGGACATTACCCGGCACCACGTGACGGGTTTCGTGCGCGCCCTCTCGGACGGGTCCGACGGCGGTTCGGCCCTCGGAGTGCGGTCCGCCGCACGGACAGTGGTGGCCGTCCGGGGCCTGCATAAGTTCTGGGCCCTGGAAGGGCATACGGCGTCGGACCCGGCCAGCGAGGTCCACCCGCCCATGGCCGGCAAGCGGCTGCCCAAGGCCATCACCGTGGACGAGGTCACCAGAATCCTGGAGGCCGCAGGAACCGACACCGCCACGGGCCTACGGGACCGGGCACTGCTGGAGTTCCTTTACTCCACGGGGGCCAGGATCAGCGAAGCCGTGGGGCTGGACGTTGACGATATTTCGCTGGCGGGCGACGACACGGAACAGGGACCGGCCATTGTCCGGCTTTTCGGAAAGGGCTCCAAGGAGCGGCTGGTGCCCCTGGGATCGTACGGCGCCAGGGCCCTGGAAGCGTACCTTGTTCGTGGCCGGCCGCTGCTGGCCGCCAAGGGCAAGGGGACGCCGGCGCTGTTCCTCAACGCCCGCGGCGGCAGGATCAGCCGCCAGAGCGCCTGGACCATCCTGAAGGTGGCCGCCGAAAAGGCCAACATCACCCGCGACGTCTCCCCGCACACACTCCGGCACTCCTTTGCCACCCACCTCCTCGAAGGCGGCGCGGACGTGCGGGTGGTCCAGGAGCTCCTGGGCCACGCTTCGGTGACCACCACGCAGGTGTACACGCTGGTGACAGCAGATACGCTCCGCGAGGTCTACGCGGCCGCACACCCCCGGGCCCTGGGCTGA
- a CDS encoding 8-oxo-dGTP diphosphatase — MTAADVTLCFLLRDGADGPQVLLGLKQTGFGRGKMVGIGGHVEAGETSVQAVIREVQEETGVVLQQGDLTDAGAVHFVFPARPEWDMKTTLFTARTWTGDPQPSDEILPEWFRVDTLPVDRMWQDADHWLPVVLEGGTVNVVVTMDADNESVASSRSVLP; from the coding sequence ATGACCGCAGCCGATGTGACCCTCTGCTTCCTGCTCCGCGACGGTGCCGACGGCCCGCAAGTGCTCCTGGGCCTGAAGCAGACCGGTTTCGGCAGGGGCAAGATGGTGGGCATCGGCGGGCACGTTGAGGCGGGGGAGACCAGCGTGCAGGCCGTGATCCGGGAAGTCCAGGAGGAAACCGGCGTGGTGCTGCAGCAGGGGGACCTCACGGATGCGGGAGCCGTGCACTTCGTGTTTCCCGCCAGGCCGGAGTGGGACATGAAAACCACCCTTTTCACCGCCCGTACCTGGACCGGTGACCCGCAGCCCAGCGACGAGATCCTGCCAGAGTGGTTCCGGGTGGATACCCTTCCGGTGGACCGGATGTGGCAGGACGCTGACCACTGGCTGCCCGTGGTGCTCGAAGGCGGCACGGTCAACGTCGTGGTCACCATGGACGCGGACAACGAATCCGTCGCGTCCTCCCGCAGCGTCCTTCCCTAG
- a CDS encoding tetratricopeptide repeat protein, which yields MAGRLIDDEAELAFQHALAASRRGGRLGAVREAVGLTAYAAGHYGEALREFRTYRRISGSNVHLPVMADCERGLGRPDRALDVARSEEAQDLDAPGKVELAIVAAGARTDLDQLDAAVAELEIPQLDINRAFSYSPRLFRAYAGALSAVGRTDEADKWNKQAVVAENALGQGVDEEPDIIDLGWDEEEEAREEAERRRLPEHAVKASETASAAAGSQDGSASDDGTAESADAQNAVDQNVDDQDADYFASDDAESDEDSVEQDELDPNNEDNEDSSNEEAGSEEPGDDAAANQDRRED from the coding sequence ATGGCCGGCCGCCTGATTGACGATGAGGCGGAACTGGCCTTCCAGCACGCCCTTGCGGCGAGCCGCCGTGGCGGCCGCCTCGGTGCCGTCCGCGAAGCTGTCGGCCTGACTGCCTACGCCGCGGGCCACTACGGCGAAGCCCTGCGCGAGTTCCGCACCTACCGGCGGATCAGTGGCTCCAACGTCCACCTGCCGGTCATGGCTGACTGCGAGCGTGGCCTGGGCCGCCCGGACCGGGCACTGGATGTTGCCCGTTCCGAGGAAGCACAGGACCTGGACGCTCCGGGCAAGGTGGAATTGGCCATCGTGGCCGCCGGCGCGAGGACCGATCTGGACCAGCTCGATGCCGCCGTCGCCGAGCTGGAAATTCCGCAGCTGGACATCAACCGTGCCTTCTCCTACAGCCCCCGGCTGTTCCGCGCCTACGCCGGCGCGCTCTCCGCCGTGGGACGCACCGACGAGGCAGACAAGTGGAACAAGCAGGCCGTCGTCGCAGAGAACGCGCTGGGACAGGGCGTTGACGAAGAGCCTGACATCATCGACCTCGGCTGGGATGAAGAGGAAGAGGCCCGCGAAGAGGCCGAGCGCCGGCGCCTCCCCGAACACGCCGTCAAAGCCTCCGAAACAGCTTCGGCAGCTGCCGGCAGCCAGGATGGTTCCGCGTCCGACGACGGCACTGCAGAAAGTGCCGACGCCCAGAACGCCGTGGACCAGAACGTGGACGACCAGGATGCGGATTACTTCGCCTCTGACGACGCAGAGTCGGACGAGGATTCGGTGGAGCAGGACGAACTGGACCCCAACAACGAAGACAACGAAGACAGCAGCAACGAAGAAGCCGGCAGTGAAGAGCCCGGCGACGACGCTGCTGCCAACCAGGACCGCCGGGAAGACTGA
- a CDS encoding HAD-IIA family hydrolase, with product MTAISLISRFDALLSDLDGVVYAGPHAIPGAVESLQQLAGVGVGLGYVTNNASRSPAEVAAHLRELGAPAEDEQVVSSSQAAADLLASRLTPGSKVLITGSPALAREVELVGLTPVFGQDEEPVAVVQGFNPGIGWKDLAEAAYVVSAGALWVATNTDMSIPQARGIAPGNGTLVAAVTAATGRTPLVAGKPEAPLFHSAAKRLGAERPLVVGDRLDTDILGGNNAGFATVAVLTGVDTLETILAARSAERPDYIIGALSDLYRPYPEVTHDDGTYVCGDATARVANGAVGVIGSKDSLDAWRAACAAWWAATPDAPTAQAPKLAWLGH from the coding sequence ATGACTGCCATTTCCCTGATTTCCCGCTTTGACGCCCTCCTGTCCGACCTGGACGGGGTGGTGTACGCCGGCCCGCATGCCATTCCGGGCGCCGTGGAATCACTGCAGCAGCTGGCCGGCGTGGGCGTGGGTCTTGGTTACGTCACGAACAACGCCTCCCGGTCCCCGGCCGAGGTTGCAGCCCACCTGAGGGAACTCGGGGCGCCGGCTGAGGATGAGCAGGTAGTCAGTTCTTCACAGGCGGCCGCGGACCTGCTCGCTTCACGCCTGACGCCAGGCTCGAAGGTCCTCATCACGGGAAGTCCGGCGCTTGCCCGCGAAGTCGAGCTCGTGGGCCTCACCCCGGTCTTTGGGCAGGACGAGGAACCCGTGGCAGTGGTCCAGGGCTTCAACCCCGGCATCGGCTGGAAGGACCTGGCCGAAGCTGCTTACGTGGTGTCCGCCGGGGCCCTCTGGGTGGCGACGAACACCGACATGTCCATCCCGCAGGCTCGTGGAATCGCGCCAGGGAACGGAACGCTGGTGGCGGCGGTGACCGCTGCCACCGGCCGGACGCCGCTCGTGGCCGGCAAGCCGGAGGCGCCGCTGTTCCATTCCGCCGCCAAGCGGCTCGGCGCCGAACGCCCGCTGGTAGTGGGCGACCGGCTGGACACGGACATCCTCGGCGGCAACAATGCCGGGTTTGCCACCGTCGCCGTGCTGACCGGCGTCGACACCCTGGAAACGATCCTGGCCGCCCGCTCCGCCGAGCGTCCGGATTACATCATCGGCGCCCTGTCCGACCTGTACCGCCCGTACCCCGAGGTGACGCACGACGACGGCACGTACGTCTGCGGCGATGCCACGGCACGCGTCGCCAACGGCGCAGTGGGCGTCATTGGCAGTAAGGACAGCCTTGACGCGTGGCGCGCCGCTTGCGCGGCGTGGTGGGCTGCGACGCCGGACGCACCAACGGCGCAGGCGCCCAAGCTGGCCTGGCTCGGTCACTAG